The following proteins are encoded in a genomic region of Primulina huaijiensis isolate GDHJ02 chromosome 3, ASM1229523v2, whole genome shotgun sequence:
- the LOC140973645 gene encoding cyclase-associated protein 1-like encodes MDENLIKRLESAVSRLEALSATGFRSGGVTEEVGYAETDASIVAYRDLESQYVGRVMSAAEKIGGQVLDVSKVIAEAFSAQKELLVKVKFTQKPDTAGLVEFIKPLNEVMGKAYALTEGRRSEFFQHLKTGADSLAALAWIAYTGKDCGMSMPIAHVEESWQTAEFYCNKILLEYRNKDANHVEWAKALKELYVPGLRDYVKSHCPLGPVWSATGKTAGSAPTKAPAPGAPPPPLPPPTSLFSSETTRPSPSAPKEGMSAVFQEINSGKSVTSGLRKVTADMKTKNRADKTGVVSVAEKEGRAAGSPSFSKSGPPKLELQMGRKWVVENQIGRNNLVIDDCDAKQSVYVFGCKNSVLQIQGKVNNITVDKCTKMGVVFKDVVAACEIVNCNGVEVECQGSAPTISVDNTSGCQLYLSKDSLEASITTAKSSEINVLVPASGSDGDWGEHALPQQYIHVYKDGQFVTTPVSHSGN; translated from the exons ATGGATGAAAATCTGATAAAAAGGTTGGAATCCGCGGTTTCGCGGTTGGAGGCGCTGTCCGCCACCGGATTTAGATCGGGCGGTGTGACGGAGGAGGTTGGGTATGCGGAGACGGATGCGTCGATCGTGGCGTATCGCGATCTGGAGTCGCAATATGTGGGTAGGGTTATGAGCGCTGCGGAGAAGATTGGGGGACAGGTTTTGGATGTTTCGAAGGTTATCGCGGAGGCATTTTCTGCGCAGAAGGAACTTCTGGTTAAAGTCAAGTTTACGCAG AAACCTGACACAGCAGGATTGGTGGAATTCATAAAGCCGTTGAATGAGGTGATGGGAAAAGCTTACGCGTTGACAGAGGGAAGGAGATCTGAATTTTTCCAACACTTAAAAACTGGTGCTGACAGCCTGGCAGCTCTGGCATGGATTGCATACACTGGAAAAGACTGCG GAATGAGCATGCCTATTGCACATGTTGAAGAGAGTTGGCAAACAGCCGAGTTTTACTGTAACAAG ATACTTTTGGAGTACAGAAACAAAGATGCCAATCACGTCGAGTGGGCAAAGGCTTTAAAGGAGCTTTACGTACCTGGGTTAAGGGATTATGTCAAGTCTCACTGCCCATTGGGCCCTGTTTGGAGTGCGACAGGAAAGACTGCCGGATCTGCCCCAACAAAAGCTCCGGCTCCTGGTGCACCTCCTCCTCCCCTTCCTCCCCCTACTTCACTATTCAGTTCGGAGACGACCCGACCTTCACCGTCAGCTCCCAAAGAAGGCATGTCTGCAGTTTTCCAGGAAATTAATTCTGGAAAGTCAGTTACTTCTG GTTTGAGGAAGGTCACTGCTGATATGAAAACCAAGAATCGTGCAGATAAAACTGGTGTCGTTAGTGTTGCTGAAAAAGAAGGCCGTGCTGCTGGCTCACCTTCATTTTCAAAGTCAGGACCTCCGAAACTAGAGCTTCAAATGGGTCGCAA ATGGGTGGTTGAGAATCAAATTGGACGAAACAATTTAGTAATTGATGATTGTGACGCAAAGCAGTCTGTGTATGTCTTTGGGTGCAAGAATTCCGTTCTTCAGATACAAG GTAAAGTGAACAACATTACAGTGGACAAGTGCACTAAGATGGGGGTGGTATTCAAG GATGTTGTTGCAGCTTGTGAGATTGTTAATTGCAACGGTGTGGAGGTGGAATGTCAG GGCTCGGCTCCAACAATTTCAGTCGATAATACATCAGGATGCCAATTATATTTGAGTAAAGATTCTTTGGAGGCTTCTATAACTACTGCAAAGTCGAGTGAAATCAACGTTCTGGTACCCGCATCTGGATCAGATGGTGATTGG GGAGAGCATGCTTTACCACAACAATACATTCACGTATACAAGGATGGCCAATTTGTGACCACCCCTGTGTCCCACTCCGGAAACTAA
- the LOC140973646 gene encoding ras-related protein Rab7-like: protein MPSRRRALLKVIILGDSGVGKTSLMNQYVNKKFSNQYKATIGADFLTKEVQFEDRLFTLQIWDTAGQERFQSLGVAFYRGADCCVLVYDVNVMKSFDNLNNWREEFLIQASPSDPENFPFVVIGNKIDVDGGNSRVVSEKKARAWCASKGNIPYFETSAKEGTNIEEAFQVIAKNALKTGEEEEIYLPDTIDVGSSGQQRSSGCEC from the exons ATGCCGTCTCGCAGAAGAGCGCTCCTCAAGGTCATCATCCTCGGCGACAGCGG GGTGGGAAAGACCTCATTGATGAATCA ATATGTAAACAAGAAGTTCAGCAACCAATACAAGGCGACAATTGGGGCTGATTTCCTGACTAAGGAAGTGCAATTTGAGGATAGACTCTTCACTTTGCAG ATATGGGATACAGCAGGCCAGGAGAGGTTTCAAAGTCTTGGGGTTGCTTTCTACCGTGGTGCTGATTGCTGTGTGCTTGTCTATGATGTCAATGTGATGAAATCATTTGATAATCTTAACAACTGGAGAGAAGAATTCCTAATTCAG GCAAGTCCATCAGACCCAGAAAATTTTCCATTTGTTGTGATCGGTAACAAGATCGATGTGGATGGAGGAAATAGTAGAGTG GTGTCTGAGAAAAAAGCTCGGGCTTGGTGTGCCTCGAAAGGGAATATTCCCTACTTTGAGACTTCTGCCAAGGAAGGCACCAATATTGAAGAAGCTTTCCAGGTTATTGCAAAGAATGCTCTGAAGActggagaagaagaagaaat ATATTTGCCCGACACAATTGATGTTGGAAGCAGCGGTCAGCAAAGGTCGAGCGGATGCGAGTGTTGA